The proteins below are encoded in one region of Methylobacillus flagellatus KT:
- a CDS encoding uracil-DNA glycosylase gives MGLSREDILRELELLPVWHLRNPIVLPTAAQPQDGRQAATAVDPGPTGAEGNAPAGMECSESLQLQTPEPVEASLAPMAVQAEPACEADSHEAGAIQPDPEYFEAMQTWPEFGESVVPPLIEEVSAPQGDRRTAIMAMDWQALQQSVSECEACDLAQKRTQTVFGIGDPNAEWLFVGEAPGAEEDRWGEPFVGPAGQLLDNMLAAIALKRGENVYIANVLKCRPPANRDPQGEEVVKCDPYLKRQVELIKPKLIVALGKFAAQSLLASDKSIAGLRGALHDFHGVPVIVTYHPAYLLRNLADKAKAWDDLCFARETMQHLKSAASSPSQR, from the coding sequence ATGGGCCTGAGTCGTGAAGATATATTGCGCGAACTGGAGTTGCTGCCAGTCTGGCACTTGCGTAACCCGATTGTCTTGCCGACTGCAGCTCAGCCGCAGGACGGACGACAAGCAGCCACTGCGGTGGATCCCGGGCCAACTGGCGCCGAAGGGAATGCTCCTGCCGGCATGGAGTGCAGTGAGTCGTTGCAGCTTCAGACGCCTGAGCCGGTTGAGGCATCGCTAGCGCCGATGGCGGTTCAAGCCGAGCCAGCGTGCGAGGCCGATAGTCATGAGGCTGGCGCTATCCAGCCCGATCCGGAATATTTCGAAGCCATGCAGACATGGCCGGAGTTCGGTGAAAGCGTCGTACCACCATTGATTGAAGAGGTCTCTGCCCCGCAGGGCGACAGGCGTACTGCCATCATGGCCATGGATTGGCAAGCCTTGCAGCAGAGTGTATCGGAATGCGAAGCGTGCGACCTCGCACAGAAACGTACTCAGACGGTGTTCGGTATTGGCGACCCCAATGCGGAATGGTTGTTCGTCGGCGAGGCGCCCGGGGCCGAGGAAGACCGGTGGGGCGAGCCATTCGTCGGCCCGGCCGGGCAGTTGCTCGACAATATGTTGGCTGCCATTGCGTTGAAGCGTGGTGAGAATGTCTACATTGCCAATGTCCTGAAATGCCGTCCGCCCGCCAATCGTGATCCGCAGGGCGAAGAGGTGGTGAAATGCGACCCTTACCTCAAGCGCCAGGTGGAGCTGATCAAGCCGAAGCTGATCGTCGCACTGGGAAAGTTTGCAGCGCAGTCGCTGCTTGCCAGCGACAAGAGCATTGCAGGGTTACGCGGTGCATTGCATGACTTTCACGGCGTGCCGGTGATAGTGACGTATCATCCAGCCTACCTCCTGAGAAACCTGGCAGACAAGGCCAAGGCCTGGGATGACTTGTGTTTTGCGAGAGAAACCATGCAGCACTTGAAATCGGCGGCGTCATCCCCATCTCAGCGCTAG
- a CDS encoding LemA family protein → MQKIWLKFVAVLMVLTLSGCGYNTFQSLDEQVKADWSEVLNQYQRRADLVPNLVNTVKGYAAHEQEVLAQVTEARSRVGSIQATPELLNDEQAFARFQEAQNQMTSALSRLMAIAENYPQLKADANFRDLQAQLEGTENRVAVARNRYIKSVQAYNTAVRQFPNNMTAKLFGYQPKPNFSVENESELSKAPAVSFDK, encoded by the coding sequence ATGCAAAAAATCTGGTTGAAGTTCGTTGCCGTACTCATGGTGCTGACCTTGAGCGGCTGTGGTTATAACACTTTCCAGAGCCTGGATGAGCAAGTCAAGGCGGACTGGTCCGAAGTATTGAATCAATATCAGCGTCGTGCTGACCTGGTACCTAACCTGGTGAATACCGTCAAGGGGTATGCAGCGCATGAGCAAGAAGTGCTGGCGCAAGTGACCGAGGCGCGCTCCAGAGTAGGCAGCATTCAGGCAACGCCGGAATTGCTGAACGATGAACAGGCATTTGCGCGGTTCCAGGAAGCACAAAATCAGATGACGTCTGCGCTTTCCCGCCTGATGGCCATTGCCGAAAACTATCCTCAGCTCAAGGCTGATGCCAACTTCCGCGACTTGCAGGCGCAATTGGAAGGTACTGAGAATCGTGTGGCCGTGGCGCGTAACCGCTATATCAAGTCGGTGCAGGCTTATAACACGGCTGTCCGGCAATTTCCCAACAACATGACCGCCAAGCTGTTCGGCTACCAGCCCAAGCCCAACTTCTCGGTTGAGAACGAGAGCGAGCTTTCCAAGGCTCCCGCCGTCAGCTTCGATAAATAA
- a CDS encoding TPM domain-containing protein translates to MVQSKHIFARLLAPLLWLWLAVAGMVHADEVAVPTLTARVTDLTGTLSQQELAALENRLAQFEREKGSQIAVLLVPTTGQEAIEQYSMRVVEAWKLGRGKVDDGVLVLVAKDDRKMRIEVGYGLEGAIPDVIAKRIVSDVMAPAFRQGDFYGGIDAALGYITRLIAGEGLPAPPKQRPQGGSGGFGEMLPLLLFGGLILGGVLRAIFGNFLGSAINGGLVGGAVVLFGGGLLFAAALGFVAFFITMVGSAMGGVPIVGGFGGGRGGWGGGFSGGGGGFGGGGASGDW, encoded by the coding sequence TTGGTTCAGAGCAAACACATCTTTGCCAGACTGCTTGCCCCGCTCTTGTGGCTATGGCTGGCGGTCGCCGGGATGGTTCATGCCGATGAAGTGGCCGTGCCCACGCTGACGGCGAGAGTCACGGACCTCACCGGCACTTTGAGCCAGCAGGAGCTGGCTGCGCTTGAGAACAGGCTTGCACAATTCGAGCGGGAAAAAGGTAGCCAGATTGCTGTGCTGCTGGTGCCGACCACGGGCCAGGAGGCGATAGAGCAATATTCCATGCGCGTGGTAGAAGCCTGGAAGCTTGGGCGAGGTAAGGTCGATGATGGCGTCTTGGTGCTGGTGGCCAAGGATGACCGCAAGATGCGCATCGAGGTGGGCTATGGACTGGAAGGCGCTATTCCCGACGTGATTGCCAAGCGCATTGTCTCCGACGTGATGGCGCCTGCGTTCCGTCAAGGGGATTTCTACGGCGGCATCGATGCGGCGCTGGGATATATCACGCGCCTGATTGCCGGCGAAGGCTTGCCCGCTCCGCCCAAACAACGTCCGCAAGGCGGTAGCGGTGGTTTCGGCGAAATGCTGCCTCTGCTGCTGTTTGGTGGGTTGATTCTGGGGGGCGTGTTGCGCGCCATATTCGGTAACTTCCTTGGCAGTGCCATCAATGGCGGCCTGGTCGGCGGCGCGGTGGTGCTTTTCGGCGGCGGATTATTGTTTGCCGCAGCGCTTGGTTTCGTCGCGTTCTTCATCACCATGGTGGGTTCTGCCATGGGAGGCGTACCGATTGTCGGTGGGTTTGGCGGTGGCCGTGGCGGCTGGGGCGGTGGATTCTCCGGCGGCGGCGGTGGCTTTGGAGGAGGAGGCGCCTCGGGCGACTGGTAA
- a CDS encoding TPM domain-containing protein, protein MKKRNTFMRLLAHVFNTPWHVRRHFPAAALQRIEQAISASEKTHSGEIRFVVEGDLHPLAILRGVTPRQRAIELFSQLGIWDTEQNNGVLIYLLMADHDVEILADRGINRHLGQQGWESIVKVMQEKFRQGRFEEGVIYAITEIGKSLQQHFPATSEARNELCNKPVVL, encoded by the coding sequence ATGAAAAAGCGAAATACATTCATGCGATTGCTGGCGCATGTGTTCAATACCCCGTGGCATGTGCGTCGGCACTTTCCTGCCGCTGCATTGCAGCGTATCGAGCAGGCAATTTCTGCAAGCGAGAAAACCCATAGTGGTGAAATCCGCTTTGTCGTCGAGGGAGACTTGCACCCCCTGGCGATATTGCGCGGTGTGACGCCGCGTCAGCGGGCGATCGAGCTGTTCTCGCAACTAGGAATATGGGACACCGAGCAGAACAACGGTGTGCTGATATACCTGCTAATGGCCGATCATGATGTCGAAATATTGGCTGACCGTGGCATCAATCGTCATCTGGGCCAACAAGGCTGGGAAAGCATCGTCAAGGTCATGCAGGAAAAGTTCCGTCAGGGGCGGTTTGAGGAAGGCGTGATCTACGCCATCACAGAGATCGGCAAATCCTTGCAGCAACATTTCCCTGCCACCTCAGAGGCCAGGAACGAGCTCTGCAACAAGCCTGTGGTCTTGTAG
- a CDS encoding proline--tRNA ligase: MRASQFFLATQKEAPQEAELASHKLMLRAGLIKRLGSGLYSWMPLGLRVLRKVETIVREEMNRAGALELLMPAVQPKELWEETGRWAVFGPQMLKIRDRHERDFCFGPTHEEVITDIARREIRSYKQLPLNFYQIQTKFRDEIRPRFGVMRAREFVMKDGYSFHTSLESLQQTYDTMYQAYSNIFNRLGLKFRAVRADTGAIGGDGSHEFHVLADSGEDALAYCEHSDFAANVELAEALAPEHPRGEPKEPLREVDTPKQTTCEDVAALLGISLQQTVKSIAVVATDEAGNSQFYLLLLRGDHALNEVKAAKVPGLSSFRFASELEIREYLGCPPGFIGPVGVSTQVNVVADRSVAVMSDFVCGANKPKLHLAGVNFGRDLPEPMIVADIRNVVEGDPSPDGKGCISLCRGIEVGHIFQLRTKYTEAMEATYLDENGQKQFMEMGCYGIGVSRIVGAAIEQGNDERGIIFPAAMAPFSVAIAPIGYDKSEAVQSAAHALYDELSALGIDVLLDDRGERPGVMFADLELIGIPHRIVIGDRGLKEGQVEYQARTAASAETVALADIVSIVRQAL, translated from the coding sequence ATGCGCGCGTCACAGTTTTTCCTCGCCACACAGAAAGAAGCCCCACAGGAAGCGGAGCTTGCCAGCCACAAGCTCATGCTGCGCGCTGGCTTGATCAAGCGACTGGGTTCCGGCTTGTATAGCTGGATGCCACTCGGCCTGCGTGTACTACGCAAGGTGGAAACCATTGTGCGCGAAGAGATGAACCGCGCCGGCGCGCTGGAGTTGCTTATGCCAGCCGTCCAGCCCAAGGAACTCTGGGAAGAAACCGGCCGCTGGGCAGTATTTGGGCCGCAAATGCTGAAGATTCGCGACCGTCACGAGCGTGATTTCTGTTTCGGGCCTACGCATGAAGAAGTGATCACCGATATCGCGCGTCGCGAAATCCGCTCCTACAAGCAGTTACCGCTCAATTTCTACCAGATACAGACCAAGTTCCGCGATGAAATCCGTCCACGCTTCGGTGTCATGCGCGCACGCGAATTCGTGATGAAGGATGGCTACTCCTTCCATACCAGCCTGGAGTCGCTGCAACAGACCTACGACACCATGTACCAGGCCTACAGCAATATATTCAACCGCCTGGGCTTGAAGTTTCGTGCCGTGCGTGCGGATACGGGGGCCATTGGCGGTGATGGTTCGCACGAGTTCCACGTATTGGCGGATTCGGGAGAGGATGCGCTGGCCTATTGCGAGCACTCCGACTTTGCCGCCAATGTGGAGCTGGCGGAGGCATTGGCGCCTGAGCATCCCAGGGGCGAGCCGAAAGAACCCCTGCGCGAGGTGGATACCCCAAAGCAGACCACGTGCGAAGACGTGGCGGCATTGCTGGGCATCAGTCTGCAGCAGACCGTGAAGTCGATTGCCGTCGTGGCAACGGACGAGGCGGGCAATAGCCAGTTCTACCTGCTGTTGCTGCGCGGCGACCATGCGTTGAATGAGGTCAAGGCCGCCAAGGTGCCCGGCCTGTCAAGTTTTCGCTTTGCTTCCGAGCTGGAAATCCGCGAATACCTGGGCTGCCCTCCGGGCTTTATCGGACCGGTGGGTGTTTCCACCCAGGTCAATGTGGTCGCAGACCGCAGCGTGGCCGTCATGAGCGATTTCGTCTGCGGCGCCAACAAGCCCAAACTCCACTTGGCTGGTGTCAATTTTGGCCGCGATTTGCCGGAGCCGATGATAGTGGCGGATATCCGCAATGTGGTCGAAGGTGACCCCAGTCCTGATGGAAAAGGTTGCATCAGCCTATGCCGTGGTATAGAGGTCGGGCATATCTTCCAGTTGCGAACCAAGTATACGGAAGCCATGGAAGCGACTTACCTTGATGAAAATGGCCAGAAGCAGTTCATGGAAATGGGCTGTTATGGCATTGGCGTATCGCGCATCGTCGGTGCTGCGATCGAGCAGGGCAACGACGAGCGCGGCATTATCTTCCCCGCAGCCATGGCGCCGTTCTCGGTGGCGATTGCGCCGATCGGCTATGACAAGAGCGAGGCTGTGCAATCTGCGGCCCATGCGTTGTATGATGAGCTGTCCGCGCTGGGCATCGATGTACTGCTGGATGATCGCGGCGAGCGTCCAGGCGTCATGTTTGCCGACCTGGAGCTGATCGGCATCCCGCACCGCATTGTCATCGGCGACCGCGGCCTGAAAGAGGGCCAGGTAGAATACCAGGCACGTACTGCTGCCAGTGCCGAGACCGTTGCATTGGCGGATATCGTGTCCATAGTCAGGCAGGCACTCTAG
- a CDS encoding lytic transglycosylase domain-containing protein: protein MPADAGAQKEEPLSNSVRAMMQRSISDSAAPRLAAASPEEGEAWLQAMSKRLQKRIPDMRMREEFLRTVHYEATRAGLDPQLVLALIHVESAFNKYAVSSAGARGYMQVMPFWVKAIGASDHNLFHMRLNLRYGCTILRHYLDIEKGDLFRALGRYNGSLGKPEYPNLVLNAWRKSWAYQAPAVTAAALN from the coding sequence ATGCCGGCGGATGCCGGCGCGCAGAAGGAAGAGCCATTGTCCAATAGCGTACGGGCGATGATGCAGCGCTCAATCAGCGACAGCGCCGCGCCGCGCCTGGCTGCTGCCAGCCCTGAAGAAGGGGAGGCCTGGCTGCAGGCCATGTCCAAGAGATTGCAAAAGCGGATTCCAGACATGCGGATGCGGGAGGAGTTTCTCCGAACCGTGCATTACGAGGCGACGCGGGCCGGGCTAGATCCGCAGCTGGTTCTGGCATTGATCCACGTCGAAAGCGCATTCAACAAGTATGCAGTGTCGTCGGCCGGCGCGCGCGGCTATATGCAGGTGATGCCGTTCTGGGTCAAGGCCATCGGCGCCAGCGACCACAACCTGTTTCACATGCGCCTGAACCTGCGGTATGGCTGCACCATCCTGCGGCATTATCTCGATATTGAGAAGGGCGACCTCTTCCGTGCCCTCGGCCGCTACAACGGTAGCCTGGGCAAGCCGGAATATCCCAACCTTGTCCTCAATGCCTGGCGCAAGTCCTGGGCCTATCAGGCGCCTGCCGTGACGGCAGCGGCATTGAATTAG